The following nucleotide sequence is from Natronosalvus caseinilyticus.
GGAGTACGCAACGATTGATGGGGAGTGGGGCCAGATTGGAACGTACGCTGACGTTTCGGTGTATGGATACGCTGGGACAGTTACCAATGATCACACGAAGGATGTCAGGCTATACCCACACCTGAAGGCGTACCTCGATGAGACGACAGTGGCATACGCTGGCAAAAGTACTGAATTTTTTGACGATCTCGCTCCGGGAGACACGCAAACAGTCTACTTCCCCTATCCACGATGCGATCCCGCGAAAATTGACCACGTTGAGGGATGGCTCGAGTGGTCGACGATGAATAACCCGTAGCTCGCTTCGCGGAAGAAACGAAGAATCTCTCTTGAAGCCAGCAACTCCAATCAGTCTCTCGCAATAGTGTTGATCACTGGCCATAATTCAAAGCCAGATATAATTGGGTGACACAACCAGTAAGCAGATCTACGGAACAGCTGGTTCATTGGACTCAGTGTGAAACAAACGAAGCCATCGTGCTGTACTCATCCTCTGTATCTCGCACACCGATTCTGACAGCAGCTCGATAGTCCGTAGAGTCCCTGCGAGATACAAGGCGCGTATCTCACACGAGCACCACGGTTGAAGGGTATAGTTCCCTCACACTCAGAAGGTGGGCCCCACTGCGAATCAGCGTCGGGGAAAGGTGTTAATGCCTGCCACGCCGACGTTCGATACATGGGACGCGACTTGGACGACGTTGACCGGAGTATCCTCTACCTGTTACAGCGGGACGCTCGGGGCACGACAGCCGAAGCAATGGGCGACAAGGTGGGCGTCTCGGCCAGTACCATCCGCAATCGTATCGACCAACTCGAAGATGACGGTATTATCAAAGGCTATCACCCGGAGATAGATTACGAAGCGGCCAATCTCCCTTTGCAAATCACGTTCGTTATCTCCGTGCTGCCAACTGAACTACAAAACTACTCGGAGCAAATTCGACAGATTCAGGGTGTTATCGACGTTCGTGAAATGCTAACTGGCCGACGGAACGTCCACGTCGATGTGGTCGGGACGAATTCGAGGGATGTTACCCGAATCACCGACGCCATCCACGAGATCGGCGTACAAATCGAGTCGTCAGAGATGATGAGGCAGCGGTACGTCCAACCGTTCAACCACTTCTTCCTGCAAAGTGCAGAGAAGGACGCGCGCGACAAGACACCAGACGAAGAAGACGAGTCTGCAACTGAATGAGCGGTGTTGATTTCCGTATTCCACAGTTTTTCAGCCGCATATCGTGTAATCAGCAACAGCCAATCCGGAAATACGCAATAAATTCTGGCGAATCTGTGTTATCTCGAATATGCACATCTATTGTTACAAAACGGTTATACCGCTACTCGCTCTATCGGCTACCAAAAATGTAACCACCGGAGTCCGACGGCCCCTCACCCCTCACAGTGGACGCCTCACCAAAACAATGAACGACAACACCTTCAACGCACTCGCACACGAACAGCGCCGAACACTCTTGCTTGACCTTCTCGAATCGAATCCGCAGGATGCAGGGATTGAATCACTCACAGGAGAATCAGTACTGACTGACGCCGAACAACGTTTGCAGACCGGGATGTATCACGTCCACTTGCCCAAACTCGAAGACTACGGCTACATCGAGTGGAACGAAGAGACAAATGAAATCATCAAGGGGCCACAGTTCGATGAGATTCGGTCGTTGCTCAAATTTATCGCGTCCGAAGGTGTAGAGTGACGACGAAGAGGCCGCCTTCGCCGCCACATTAAGCGTAGTCGCACAATCAGACTTACACATGAGTCCGTCGTCACCCACTTCTTCAAACAATGTATTGAGCAATGCCGTAATTGAGGCTGTTGCCAAGGAAATGGATGTTCACCCCACTGAACTGCCCGAGAAACTGCACGACGTAATCGACCCCGACTCATTAGATTCGCTATTCGCCAGCAGGAACCCGACAGGCGGAACTGTGACGTTC
It contains:
- a CDS encoding Lrp/AsnC family transcriptional regulator yields the protein MGRDLDDVDRSILYLLQRDARGTTAEAMGDKVGVSASTIRNRIDQLEDDGIIKGYHPEIDYEAANLPLQITFVISVLPTELQNYSEQIRQIQGVIDVREMLTGRRNVHVDVVGTNSRDVTRITDAIHEIGVQIESSEMMRQRYVQPFNHFFLQSAEKDARDKTPDEEDESATE
- a CDS encoding DUF7344 domain-containing protein, translating into MNDNTFNALAHEQRRTLLLDLLESNPQDAGIESLTGESVLTDAEQRLQTGMYHVHLPKLEDYGYIEWNEETNEIIKGPQFDEIRSLLKFIASEGVE
- a CDS encoding HalOD1 output domain-containing protein, which translates into the protein MSPSSPTSSNNVLSNAVIEAVAKEMDVHPTELPEKLHDVIDPDSLDSLFASRNPTGGTVTFTYCGYEVTVTADGDVSLEE